In one window of Helianthus annuus cultivar XRQ/B chromosome 17, HanXRQr2.0-SUNRISE, whole genome shotgun sequence DNA:
- the LOC110924522 gene encoding protein FAR1-RELATED SEQUENCE 2-like codes for MYVKYAKECGFSVRKRTTKTNSKGILHIKYYLCKRSGLYKDKKAGSWKVYKFVEEHNHDLIERPDKYFLPTERHLTQLQKHVIHSMSKLNLGPVKAFNVMKTCFGSFEDVGASKVEFKNYKRYSMVFVPFTGIDNHHCNVTFGATLLASETADMYIWLLRVFLKAVGSQPKVVVTNQDPARKKAISAVFVNTRHRLCMWHMMHKLSLKVGVRLCNSTNFKEHIYSVVWTDTLTPEEFELELEVVITEFNLADNDWLFDIFALRESWIPAYYRMEEMSGLM; via the exons ATGTATGTTAAGTATGCCAAGGAGTGTGGGTTTTCAGTCAGGAAAAGGACTACAAAGACGAACTCTAAAGGTATCTTACATATTAAGTATTACTTGTGTAAGAGATCTGGGTTATACAAGGACAAGAAG GCTGGATCATGGAAGGTGTATAAGTTTGTCGAGGAGCACAACCATGATCTTATTGAACGTCCTGATAAGTATTTTCTTCCAACTGAACGACACCTCACTCAGCTCCAGAAGCATGTTATACACAGCATGTCTAAGCTGAATTTGGGTCCCGTCAAggcgtttaatgttatgaagactTGTTTTGGCAGTTTTGAAGACGTGGGTGCAAGTAAAGTTGAATTTAAGAACTATAAGAG ATACTCTATGGTGTTTGTACCGTTCACTGGTATAGACAATCATCACTGCAATGTTACATTTGGTGCAACATTATTGGCATCGGAAACTGCTGATATGTATATTTGGTTGTTGAGAGTTTTTCTAAAAGCTGTTGGTtctcaaccaaaagttgttgtcacGAACCAAGATCCAGCAAGGAAGAAGGCTATTTCTGCTGTATTTGTTAACACGAGGCATCGGTTATGCATGTGGCATATGATGCATAAACTTTCTCTGAAG GTTGGTGTTAGGCTATGCAATTCCACCAATTTTAAAGAACATATTTATAGTGTTGTGTGGACGGATACTCTCACACCTGAAGAGTTTGAATTAGAATTGGAAGTGGTTATCACAGAGTTCAATTTAGCAGATAATGACTGGCTATTTGATATTTTTGCACTCAGGGAATCTTGGATCCCTGCATACTATAGAATGGAAGAGATGTCGGGTCTTATGTGA
- the LOC110924521 gene encoding uncharacterized protein LOC110924521, with protein sequence MTSSSLVHPYLRQTFSAWRSRDIVFGVFQDHIMAEEFFNTFYNAFTSDTVDASKVTPKAITKTIKDNIKHDNFYGTYSKPPKLDNIEDYVWWKESLVNDKGEEILIKDFSEEDKKKFSYEQKMIALIQQSVRDDIFSLLIHDGSSKSVWKDLKAKAKGEKIESHDLELQKQSKMSSSSHHQNVGLYYKGNLPSVKADSSPKTTFSGEKMKEPQTTSSNYHSGYDSSSKSSSDEAEDIIKEEPKMIENIPKEKSRAYAVIHDDEGFDWSQILPDEDRPVTAHGRKASKAQHHVLVAEIREENKEKDTEIKEKTREEILSEKTERERFIVGCRMEKMQEEYENVVANKRWDKKQECYVNKQGEPVVPRSDIVHDDVLLVISRSGEYYSSVAKDKTYVKRLDKIIRDAMTTKLRKRNKERMKKNIENLVEDLKKAAEEVKVEKVKEEDLKVVETEKVEEKEKVVEKEAVIEEQQVEEVKKEKENSIEVKVESSTDVAGDVGDEKQQKEADQTETEANTKVPITEKNLNFGGNPVEPPSKPAAEEPAKVTEKVDDAGASKDAGGDAGTNAGEDAGRDAGEDFDDEVMMEEGATP encoded by the exons ATGACTTCCAGCAGCCTTGTACATCCTTATTTGAG acaAACATTCTCTGCATGGCGTTCTAGAGatattgtttttggcgtttttcag GAtcacatcatggctgaagaatttttCAATACGTTCTACAATGCATTTACCTCGGATACAGTGGATGCTTCAAAGGTTACACCCAAAGCAATAACAAAAACCATCAAAGACAACATTAAACATGACAACTTTTATGGAACCTATTCAAAACCTCCGAAGTTGGATAACATTGAGGATTATGTTTGGTGGAAGGAGAG CCTAGTAAATGACAAAGGAGAAGAAATTCTGATCAAAGATTTTTCAGAGGAAGACAAAAAGAAATTTTCATACGAACAGAAGATGATTGCTTTGATCCAGCAATCAGTTCGAGATGACATTTTTTCTTTGTTAATACATGATGGGTCATCGAAGTCTGTGTGGAAAGATTTGAAGGCGAAAGCTAAGGGGG AGAAAATTGAAAGTCATGATCTGGAATTgcaaaagcaaagcaagatgagcAGTTCATCGCATCATCAGAATGTTGGTCTATACTATAAAGGCAATTTACCTTCGGTGAAAGCTGATAGTTCACCAAAGACAACATTCAGTGGTGAGAAGATGAAGGAACCACAAACAACCTCATCAAATTATCATTCTGGATATGATTCATCTTCAAAATCAAGTTCTGATGAAGCAGAGGATATtat TAAAGAAGAACCAAAGATGATCGAAAATATTCCAAAAGAGAAGTCCAGAGCTTATGCAGtaattcatgacgatgaaggttttgactggagtcAGATTCTTCCAGATGAAGATCGTCCTGTAACAGCTCATGGCAGAAAAGCATCAAAAGCCCAGCATCATGTTCTTGTCGCTGAAATTCgtgaagaaaacaaagaaaaagatACAGAGAtaaaagagaaaactcgagaagagattctAAGTGAGAAAACTGAGAGAGAAAGATTCATTGTGGGGTGCAGAATGGAGAAAatgcaggaagaatatgagaATGTTGTTGCGAACAAAAGATGGGATAAGAAACAAGAATGTTATGTCAACAAACAAGGTGAACCAGTTGTTCCAAGAAGTGACATAGTTCATGATGATGTTCTACTTGTTATTTCTCGATCCGGCGAATATTATTCTAGTGTTGCAAAAGACAAGACATATGTAAAAAGGCTAGATAAAATCATCAGGGATGCTATGACAACAAAACTGAGGAAGAGGaataaagaaagaatgaagaagaacaTTGAGAATTTAGTTGAGGATTTGAAGAAAGCTGCTGAGGAAGTAAAGGTTGAAAAGGTGAAAGAGGAAGATTTGAAAGTTGTTGAGacagaaaaggttgaagaaaaagAGAAGGTTGTTGAGAAAGAAGCTGTTATTGAAGAACAGCAAGTTGAAGAAGTCAAGAAGGAGAAGGAAAATTCGATAGAAGTGAAGGTTGAAAGTTCAACAGATGTTGCTGGTGATGTTGGTGATGAGAAGCAGCAGAAAGAAGCTGATCAGACAGAAACAGAAGCAAACACTaaggtgccaatcactgag aaaaatttgaattttgGTGGTAACCCTGTGGAGCCCCCTTCAAAGCCTGCTGCAGAGGAACCTGCTAAGGTGACCGAGAAGGTAGATGATGCTGGTGCTTCAAAGGATGCTGGTGGCGATGCTGGGACGAATGCTGGAGAGGATGCTGGAAGGGATGCCGGAGAAGATTTTGATGATGAAGTCATGATGGAAGAGGGTGCTACCCCTTAA